Proteins from a single region of Pyxidicoccus xibeiensis:
- a CDS encoding Ig-like domain-containing protein produces the protein MNRGTTLLGFFLVSVALVLGCEDTPGDPRGPMPSDASTWHVDAGDAGSALTVLSTTPGPGSAGADVLSPLAVTFSEDLEPSTVTEATLTLLHGDLPVDGAVDVQGQVATFTPARRLALLGHYTATVSAGVRGASGATLASSHAWSFTTRDGAWGAGEHVHRQVEGPAASPRLALDSHGRLLAVWVQPEGRRQDLWFSRYTPGVGWEPTSAVDATLDGTSNAPELVAGADGSMVAVWVQQRGAASLMFSRYLPGQGWALPAPVDSRNGGDVTVLQLAGDDLGRVLAVWSQFDLDSFSENLWSARYTPGEGWSRAERIDIDVETFPGDTWELDVAMSGAGEAVATWSRFDGSQSTAWARHYSHGAGWSEPERLDDALADTTAPTVDVAADGTALLAWLRLEDGRQTLQGRRYVPGVGWDLPLAIDADLVGHSIDPQVRFDAAGNAVVVWSQFDGAHNSILANHYTAGAGWGQALVLETHDAGSARTPQLAVDARGHAVAVWEEEHGPLSRIAASRYVAGRGWSPATHLDTGCGGSGTRPQVALSTGGHAMAVWSSLSEGAAAVCGNAFE, from the coding sequence ATGAATCGCGGTACGACCCTGTTGGGCTTCTTCCTCGTGAGCGTCGCCCTGGTCCTGGGCTGTGAAGACACGCCCGGTGACCCGCGTGGCCCCATGCCCTCGGACGCCAGCACCTGGCACGTCGACGCGGGCGATGCGGGCTCGGCGCTGACGGTCCTCTCCACCACGCCAGGGCCGGGCTCGGCCGGAGCCGACGTGCTGTCGCCCCTGGCCGTCACGTTCTCCGAGGACCTGGAGCCCTCCACCGTGACGGAGGCCACGCTCACGCTGCTGCACGGCGACCTGCCGGTGGATGGCGCGGTGGACGTCCAGGGACAGGTGGCCACCTTCACGCCCGCGCGGCGCCTGGCGCTGCTGGGCCACTACACCGCCACCGTGTCGGCGGGCGTGCGCGGCGCCAGCGGGGCCACGCTGGCGAGCAGCCACGCGTGGAGCTTCACGACCCGGGACGGTGCCTGGGGCGCGGGCGAGCACGTGCACCGTCAGGTGGAGGGACCGGCGGCGTCGCCACGGCTCGCGCTCGACTCCCACGGCCGCCTGCTGGCCGTGTGGGTGCAGCCCGAGGGCCGCCGTCAGGACCTCTGGTTCAGCCGGTACACGCCCGGCGTCGGCTGGGAGCCCACCAGCGCCGTCGATGCGACCCTGGACGGCACGTCGAATGCGCCCGAGCTCGTCGCCGGGGCCGATGGCTCCATGGTGGCGGTCTGGGTACAGCAGCGCGGGGCGGCTTCCCTCATGTTCAGCCGCTACCTGCCCGGCCAGGGCTGGGCGCTGCCGGCGCCTGTCGACAGCCGCAACGGCGGTGATGTCACCGTCCTCCAGCTCGCCGGTGATGACCTGGGCCGCGTGCTGGCCGTCTGGTCCCAGTTCGACCTGGACAGCTTCTCGGAGAACCTCTGGTCCGCGCGGTACACGCCAGGGGAGGGCTGGAGCCGCGCGGAGCGCATCGACATCGATGTGGAGACCTTCCCGGGTGACACCTGGGAGCTCGACGTCGCCATGAGCGGCGCGGGCGAGGCGGTGGCCACCTGGTCCCGCTTCGACGGCAGCCAGAGCACCGCCTGGGCCCGGCACTACTCGCACGGCGCCGGTTGGTCCGAGCCCGAGCGGCTCGACGACGCGCTGGCGGACACCACCGCCCCCACGGTGGACGTGGCGGCGGACGGCACGGCCTTGCTGGCCTGGCTGCGGCTGGAGGACGGGCGTCAGACGCTCCAGGGCCGCCGGTACGTGCCCGGCGTGGGCTGGGACCTGCCACTCGCGATTGACGCGGACCTGGTGGGCCACTCCATCGACCCCCAGGTGCGCTTCGACGCAGCCGGCAACGCGGTGGTGGTGTGGTCCCAGTTCGACGGGGCGCACAACAGCATCCTGGCCAACCACTACACGGCCGGCGCCGGCTGGGGCCAGGCGCTCGTCCTGGAGACCCATGACGCGGGAAGCGCACGCACGCCTCAGCTGGCGGTGGACGCGCGTGGCCATGCCGTGGCCGTCTGGGAAGAGGAGCACGGCCCCCTGAGCCGGATTGCCGCCAGCCGCTACGTGGCGGGCAGGGGCTGGAGCCCCGCGACACATCTCGACACGGGCTGTGGTGGCAGCGGCACCCGGCCCCAGGTCGCACTGAGCACGGGCGGCCATGCCATGGCCGTCTGGTCATCCCTCTCCGAGGGCGCGGCCGCCGTCTGCGGCAACGCCTTCGAATAG
- a CDS encoding Hint domain-containing protein, with translation MDQATLKADSQHMRRVFDQRESKELEDFIRIDLADPTQHRFVMNRLHAAGKSQRNSPRLFERLAMARQKALTRGEPGIGRSTLTANAWGCDHFILMNTQAAVNGERPYLSGPVSSCLNGASYIYADVVAYNSNYPETDSTIVASAADEEYAKGTNFDKVSVNPKLAVNMQRQIIVDSMMIAMNENTGEEVITFTSAKDAVTSVPVGVALDHPRLAPSSSTAPRTRINSCQLRGGTDCDYAVVNDAMQPYSANAVGVALRKTEVPWTGDSAAVFRFAPGTSFDSSKVYVPLKLTFDSGAEVVNGALVDCKLKSVNTLVTKLRLTKQYGGGTCVSSVDLSAEMVAYLNSHPDTRTIPINRLLNLSSEANGIGSSGDCTMARIANEVLEFALTINSRANCGLGEVPRNFTFRGKTQGRWDLYVWNSCMAEGTKIVRADGTSVPVESIQRGEKVVANDSGLLLTVTDVSRGGEDKPLVRLGDDKGHQVLLTETHPVLTSKGAVAAAALKVGDRVMTQAGAATLTTVKREAYAGQVYNLTLGTEQELLAAGKLDRTMYANGFRVGDNTMQAELSGPKAKTGPVLARLPKAWHVDYRNSPAYQQ, from the coding sequence ATGGACCAGGCCACCCTGAAGGCGGACTCCCAGCACATGCGGCGGGTGTTCGACCAGCGGGAGTCGAAGGAGTTGGAGGACTTCATCCGCATCGACCTGGCGGACCCGACGCAGCACCGGTTCGTGATGAACCGGCTGCATGCGGCGGGGAAGTCGCAGCGCAACTCGCCACGCCTGTTCGAGCGGCTGGCCATGGCGCGGCAGAAGGCGCTGACGCGCGGGGAGCCGGGAATCGGCCGCTCCACGCTGACGGCGAACGCCTGGGGCTGCGACCACTTCATCCTGATGAACACCCAGGCCGCGGTGAACGGTGAGCGGCCTTATCTGAGCGGCCCGGTGAGCTCGTGCCTCAACGGCGCCAGCTACATCTATGCGGACGTGGTGGCGTACAACTCCAACTACCCGGAGACGGACAGCACCATCGTCGCCTCGGCCGCGGATGAGGAGTACGCGAAGGGGACGAACTTCGACAAGGTGTCCGTCAACCCGAAGCTGGCGGTGAACATGCAACGGCAGATCATCGTCGACTCGATGATGATTGCGATGAACGAGAACACCGGAGAGGAGGTCATCACCTTCACGTCCGCCAAGGACGCGGTGACCAGCGTCCCGGTCGGCGTTGCGCTCGACCATCCCCGGTTGGCCCCGAGCTCGAGCACCGCGCCCAGAACGCGCATCAACTCCTGCCAGCTGCGCGGTGGCACGGACTGCGACTACGCCGTGGTGAACGATGCGATGCAGCCCTACTCGGCCAATGCAGTGGGGGTGGCGCTCCGCAAGACGGAGGTCCCGTGGACGGGCGACTCGGCGGCCGTCTTCAGGTTCGCGCCAGGGACGTCCTTCGACTCCTCGAAGGTCTACGTGCCCCTGAAGCTCACCTTTGACTCAGGGGCCGAAGTGGTCAACGGCGCCCTGGTCGACTGCAAGCTCAAGTCCGTCAACACGCTGGTCACGAAGCTGCGGCTCACCAAGCAGTACGGGGGCGGCACCTGCGTCAGCTCGGTGGACCTGTCGGCGGAAATGGTCGCCTATCTGAACAGCCACCCTGATACGCGGACCATTCCCATCAACCGCCTGCTGAACCTGTCGAGCGAGGCCAACGGCATTGGCTCGTCGGGGGACTGCACCATGGCCCGCATCGCCAACGAGGTGCTGGAGTTCGCGCTGACCATCAACAGCCGGGCCAACTGCGGCCTGGGTGAGGTCCCCCGCAACTTCACCTTCCGCGGCAAGACCCAGGGCCGGTGGGACCTGTACGTGTGGAACAGCTGCATGGCGGAGGGGACGAAGATTGTCCGTGCGGACGGGACGAGCGTGCCGGTGGAGTCCATCCAGCGGGGCGAGAAGGTGGTGGCCAACGACAGCGGGCTGCTGCTGACGGTGACGGACGTGTCGCGGGGCGGAGAGGACAAGCCGCTGGTGCGCTTGGGAGACGACAAGGGGCACCAGGTGCTGCTGACGGAGACGCACCCGGTGCTGACGTCCAAGGGGGCGGTGGCGGCCGCGGCGCTGAAGGTGGGCGACCGGGTGATGACGCAGGCGGGTGCGGCGACGCTGACGACGGTGAAGCGCGAGGCGTACGCGGGGCAGGTGTACAACCTGACGCTGGGCACGGAGCAGGAGCTGCTGGCGGCGGGGAAGCTGGACCGGACGATGTATGCCAATGGCTTCCGGGTGGGAGACAACACGATGCAGGCGGAGCTGAGCGGGCCGAAGGCGAAGACGGGCCCGGTGCTGGCGCGGCTGCCGAAGGCCTGGCACGTTGACTACCGCAACAGTCCCGCCTACCAGCAGTAG
- a CDS encoding Type 1 glutamine amidotransferase-like domain-containing protein yields MSSSPKPLFLLADSSLLFWRSEGRPFLDCLHTLTRAEQGGQPLHAAYLGASNGDEPAYFELFTGAMELAGITRCRMIPSEPTAEDLAWLARAHVILLAGGDPRLGWDAFQRNGVEPLLRERHAGGAILIGISAGAMQLAARAWSEGSLSGESLFTPLGLAPFLVGVHEQPEWKELKWAMREAGPGARGIGIPLGGGALLHPDQRLEPVRHPLVEFRNEAGVLRETRLDPPALQSLVTK; encoded by the coding sequence ATGAGCTCCTCGCCCAAGCCCCTCTTCCTCCTCGCGGACAGCTCGCTGTTGTTCTGGCGGAGTGAAGGCAGGCCCTTCCTGGACTGCCTCCACACGCTGACGCGGGCGGAGCAGGGCGGTCAGCCGCTCCATGCGGCCTACCTGGGCGCCTCCAACGGTGACGAGCCCGCGTACTTCGAGCTCTTCACAGGGGCCATGGAGCTGGCCGGCATCACCCGCTGCCGGATGATTCCGTCGGAGCCCACGGCCGAGGACCTCGCGTGGCTCGCTCGGGCGCACGTCATCCTGCTGGCGGGAGGAGACCCCCGGCTGGGCTGGGACGCCTTCCAGCGCAACGGCGTGGAGCCCCTGCTCCGTGAGCGTCACGCCGGAGGCGCCATCCTCATCGGCATCTCCGCGGGGGCGATGCAGCTGGCGGCGAGGGCGTGGAGCGAGGGTTCCCTCAGCGGGGAGTCCCTCTTCACACCGCTGGGCCTGGCGCCCTTCCTGGTCGGCGTCCATGAGCAGCCGGAGTGGAAGGAGCTGAAGTGGGCGATGCGGGAGGCGGGCCCGGGGGCGCGAGGAATCGGCATTCCGCTGGGCGGGGGCGCGCTCCTGCACCCGGACCAGCGGCTGGAGCCGGTGCGGCACCCGCTGGTCGAGTTTCGCAATGAAGCAGGCGTGCTGCGCGAGACGCGGCTGGACCCGCCGGCCCTTCAGTCGCTGGTGACGAAGTAG
- a CDS encoding ureidoglycolate lyase, giving the protein MREPIRAQPLTREAFSPFGDVIGLELAGGTSANQGTATRFDHVARLGGSRPDAQPNLAVFRSVAKSLPFQVRLLERHPCSSQLFVALACQRFLVVVCPDDARGEPDLSQLRAFVCGPGQGVNYRAGLWHHPIIALDGPADLLMLAWEDGTARDCEERPLAESYFVTSD; this is encoded by the coding sequence ATGCGAGAGCCAATCCGGGCCCAGCCCCTCACGCGGGAGGCCTTCTCCCCCTTCGGCGACGTCATCGGCCTGGAGCTCGCCGGCGGCACCAGCGCCAACCAGGGCACCGCCACCCGCTTCGACCACGTCGCCCGGCTCGGTGGCAGCCGGCCGGACGCCCAGCCCAACCTCGCCGTGTTCCGCTCCGTGGCGAAGTCCCTGCCCTTCCAGGTCCGGCTGCTCGAACGCCACCCGTGCTCGTCGCAGCTGTTCGTGGCGCTCGCCTGCCAGCGCTTCCTCGTCGTCGTGTGCCCGGATGACGCGCGCGGCGAGCCCGACCTGTCCCAGCTCCGCGCCTTCGTGTGCGGCCCCGGCCAGGGCGTGAACTACCGCGCCGGCCTCTGGCACCACCCCATCATCGCACTCGACGGACCGGCGGATCTGTTGATGCTCGCGTGGGAGGACGGCACGGCGCGCGACTGCGAAGAGCGTCCCCTCGCCGAGTCCTACTTCGTCACCAGCGACTGA
- a CDS encoding M14 family metallopeptidase has protein sequence MTTSSSAAVPAPQVLATLWEQVHSKELPLPPLVRHGDVERHLKALKERAPELFQLEVVGHSVEGRALYHVSLGTGTRHVLLWSQMHGDEPTATTALLDFLEYVRTHREEPWVARLLTELTLHAVPMLNPDGAERFQRRNAQGIDINRDALALQTPEARALKGLRDRLQPFIGFNLHNQGWRHAVGRTGKPASISLLAAAFDEARSDNPGRVLAKKVCAVIRDAVETLVPGQVGRYDDSFEARAFGDNMTRWGTPSVLIETGPWPSREPDMPLVRLNFVALATALDALATGKAAEADVSRYESIPENQSSGLVYLLLRGVGLFGVDGKPFTADVGITVTREVRGKGKALELLHVGRVEELGDLRVLGALETVDGAGLFAVPVSGGNAKEGSTLRLTRPGQHAVKLGQRADLMLLKPLGEPFMYRIERVIRFDK, from the coding sequence ATGACGACTTCCTCCTCCGCTGCTGTTCCGGCCCCCCAGGTGCTCGCGACGCTCTGGGAGCAAGTCCACTCGAAGGAACTGCCCCTGCCGCCGCTGGTGCGCCACGGCGACGTGGAGCGGCACCTGAAGGCCCTGAAGGAGCGGGCTCCGGAGCTGTTCCAGCTGGAGGTGGTGGGGCACTCGGTGGAGGGGCGCGCCCTGTACCACGTGTCTCTGGGGACGGGGACACGGCACGTGCTGCTCTGGTCGCAGATGCATGGTGACGAGCCGACGGCGACGACGGCGCTGCTGGACTTCCTGGAGTACGTGCGGACGCACCGGGAGGAGCCCTGGGTGGCGAGGCTGCTCACCGAGCTGACGTTGCACGCGGTGCCCATGCTCAACCCGGACGGAGCGGAGCGCTTCCAGCGCCGCAACGCGCAGGGCATCGACATCAACCGGGACGCGCTGGCGCTGCAGACGCCGGAGGCGCGGGCGCTCAAGGGGCTGCGGGACAGGCTGCAGCCGTTCATCGGCTTCAACCTGCACAACCAGGGCTGGCGTCACGCGGTGGGGCGGACGGGGAAGCCGGCGTCGATTTCGCTGCTGGCGGCGGCCTTCGACGAGGCGCGGAGCGACAACCCGGGGCGGGTGCTGGCGAAGAAGGTGTGCGCGGTGATTCGCGACGCGGTGGAGACGCTGGTGCCGGGGCAGGTGGGCCGCTACGACGACTCCTTCGAGGCACGGGCCTTTGGCGACAACATGACGCGCTGGGGGACGCCATCGGTGCTCATCGAGACGGGGCCGTGGCCGTCGCGGGAGCCGGACATGCCGCTGGTGCGGCTCAACTTCGTGGCGCTGGCCACGGCGCTGGACGCGCTGGCGACGGGCAAGGCGGCGGAGGCGGATGTGTCGCGCTACGAGTCCATTCCGGAGAACCAGAGCTCGGGGCTCGTCTACCTGCTCCTGCGGGGCGTGGGGCTGTTCGGAGTGGACGGCAAGCCCTTCACGGCGGACGTGGGCATCACCGTCACGCGCGAGGTGAGAGGGAAGGGCAAGGCGCTGGAGCTCCTTCACGTCGGCAGGGTGGAGGAGCTGGGAGACCTGCGGGTGCTGGGGGCGCTGGAGACGGTGGACGGGGCGGGGCTGTTCGCCGTGCCAGTGTCAGGAGGCAATGCGAAGGAGGGCAGCACCCTGCGGCTGACGCGGCCCGGGCAGCACGCCGTGAAGCTGGGGCAGCGCGCGGACCTGATGCTCCTGAAGCCGCTGGGCGAGCCGTTCATGTATCGGATTGAGCGCGTCATCCGGTTCGACAAGTGA
- a CDS encoding DUF3396 domain-containing protein — protein sequence MSITFFMRRTHEEIEQAVRNALGVYCRAVGQKSLGLYDDHNGGWKQLDENGWHTVWQRLSGKRTANIALREGHGSELGYAFHYHGTDFGNPHVTNLIPDATSVVSFWLPTEFMREHGPGRVRELALELGDGLPFNSGQAGLSFLMWSWLRSNTPIIRQVSSRHPGIDIPDLNTLSSRLGTRLRGPAWLTFLGQPVLGELGGVEGLRTRLHAPGTTVQELEGDQAVVTLGEWPEAGDLEQGDTLPHYRELARVLEPWLYSHGKYWGNLTPEETRRWERRFLD from the coding sequence GTGAGCATCACGTTCTTCATGCGCCGGACTCATGAAGAAATCGAACAAGCCGTGAGGAATGCTCTTGGCGTGTATTGTCGCGCGGTGGGGCAGAAGTCGCTCGGCCTGTATGATGACCACAATGGTGGATGGAAACAGCTCGATGAAAACGGCTGGCACACCGTCTGGCAGAGGCTTTCCGGAAAGCGCACTGCGAATATCGCGCTGAGGGAGGGGCATGGCTCCGAGCTCGGCTACGCGTTCCATTATCATGGGACCGATTTCGGAAATCCCCATGTCACGAACTTGATTCCTGATGCGACCTCCGTCGTGTCGTTCTGGCTTCCTACCGAGTTCATGCGCGAGCACGGCCCCGGGCGGGTGCGAGAGCTGGCGTTGGAGTTGGGGGATGGATTGCCCTTCAACTCAGGTCAGGCCGGGCTCTCATTTCTCATGTGGTCTTGGCTGCGCAGCAACACGCCCATCATCCGTCAGGTGAGCTCCCGTCATCCTGGCATCGACATTCCGGACTTGAATACCCTGTCCAGCAGGCTCGGCACACGGCTGAGAGGTCCTGCCTGGCTCACGTTCCTCGGTCAACCCGTTCTAGGTGAGCTGGGAGGCGTGGAGGGCCTTCGCACCCGGTTGCACGCGCCCGGTACCACCGTGCAGGAACTGGAAGGCGACCAGGCCGTCGTGACGCTGGGCGAGTGGCCGGAGGCGGGCGACCTGGAGCAGGGTGACACACTGCCACACTACCGCGAACTGGCGCGCGTACTTGAGCCCTGGCTCTACTCACATGGGAAATACTGGGGCAACCTCACACCTGAGGAGACGCGCCGCTGGGAGCGCCGCTTCCTCGACTGA
- a CDS encoding LamG domain-containing protein: protein MRRCLAVASAAALLSPFSAFALETFPLPVGYWSFDLCDPRGLDDSTTQAHATAREQATCDAAGLYGSAARLDGTGDRFEATDVGPFTLGTAMTVSAWVKPNGFAGSQAVVNQWYGKDSWLLSLEGQEAQFAVVFPVGTWGTGVIARAHIGSMEPNNWIHIAGVYTGEDLKLYVNGSELKVVPRPANLPATIQPTTRPISIGNNPWQGAAGPNGLNGLIDEVKLFNVALTHAQVQSLAATPALSTRGLHLYASAYPYLSVDNYFARDLDILQTIGNVNSVKTNIFSFAGHEYQADMLNDQKRKLREIKAAVGNHATFVLRAEPAAEFNDIQEGVSWEDRGRAFATRLASTLLYARNELKLQHLFVEVGNEPNLKVEYGGWVEGASPSAVMDNYNAFFHGFYLGLQAENLGDVPLVYAGLSPGSAATLGTASEWYKNPGVRQHIISYAARIGVHTYWAWPTENGVCNSSRERAGDGDGRNYRTFRNLLEDPQWGPVSGRMPMIITEFNSNKQQYMCGAPTPNLENAHAADYCEWWRQQNADAAAYGVEQALVYMTSSDDEGHHLNHSLSDDHLDDIQNCR, encoded by the coding sequence ATGCGCCGCTGTCTGGCCGTGGCATCCGCCGCGGCCCTGCTGTCCCCGTTCAGCGCTTTCGCGCTGGAGACGTTTCCGCTACCGGTCGGCTACTGGAGCTTCGACCTCTGCGACCCTCGGGGCCTGGATGACTCGACCACGCAGGCTCATGCCACTGCGCGGGAGCAGGCGACGTGCGACGCCGCCGGCCTGTATGGCAGCGCGGCCCGGTTGGATGGCACGGGCGACCGCTTCGAAGCCACCGACGTGGGGCCCTTCACGCTGGGGACCGCGATGACGGTGTCGGCATGGGTGAAGCCGAACGGCTTCGCTGGCAGCCAGGCCGTGGTGAACCAATGGTACGGCAAGGACTCCTGGCTCCTTTCCCTGGAGGGACAGGAAGCCCAGTTCGCGGTGGTCTTTCCGGTCGGCACCTGGGGCACGGGAGTCATCGCGCGTGCCCACATTGGCTCCATGGAGCCGAACAACTGGATCCACATTGCAGGGGTGTACACGGGGGAGGACCTGAAGCTGTATGTCAATGGCTCGGAACTGAAAGTGGTCCCCCGGCCCGCCAACCTCCCCGCCACCATCCAACCCACCACCAGGCCGATCTCCATTGGCAACAACCCGTGGCAAGGCGCCGCGGGACCCAACGGGCTCAACGGCCTCATCGACGAGGTGAAGCTGTTCAACGTGGCGCTGACCCATGCCCAGGTGCAGAGCCTGGCGGCCACGCCCGCCCTCTCCACGCGCGGGCTGCACCTGTACGCGAGCGCCTACCCCTACCTCAGTGTGGACAATTACTTTGCACGCGACCTGGATATCCTCCAGACGATTGGCAACGTGAACTCGGTGAAGACGAACATCTTCTCCTTTGCCGGCCATGAATATCAGGCCGACATGCTCAACGATCAGAAACGGAAGCTGCGCGAAATCAAGGCGGCGGTGGGAAATCATGCAACTTTTGTCCTGCGCGCGGAGCCCGCTGCGGAATTCAACGACATCCAGGAAGGCGTCTCATGGGAGGACCGCGGACGAGCCTTCGCGACGCGGTTGGCGTCCACCCTTCTCTACGCACGGAACGAACTGAAGTTGCAGCACTTGTTCGTGGAGGTGGGAAATGAACCCAACCTCAAGGTGGAGTATGGTGGATGGGTGGAGGGAGCGTCTCCTTCTGCCGTCATGGACAACTACAACGCCTTCTTCCATGGCTTCTACCTTGGCCTGCAGGCGGAAAATCTGGGCGATGTGCCACTCGTCTACGCAGGCCTCAGCCCTGGCTCCGCGGCGACCCTTGGCACCGCCTCGGAGTGGTACAAGAATCCTGGAGTGCGCCAGCACATCATTTCCTACGCGGCACGGATTGGTGTGCACACCTACTGGGCCTGGCCGACTGAGAATGGCGTGTGTAACTCAAGTCGGGAGCGGGCTGGAGATGGGGACGGCCGCAACTATCGAACGTTTCGCAACCTGCTGGAAGACCCGCAGTGGGGGCCTGTGTCGGGTCGCATGCCGATGATCATCACGGAGTTCAACTCCAACAAGCAACAATACATGTGCGGCGCCCCCACACCGAATCTGGAAAACGCCCATGCGGCCGATTACTGCGAATGGTGGAGACAACAGAATGCCGATGCCGCAGCCTACGGGGTGGAACAGGCCCTGGTCTATATGACGTCTTCCGATGACGAGGGGCACCATCTCAACCACTCCCTGTCGGACGACCACCTGGACGACATCCAGAACTGCCGCTGA